Proteins found in one Leguminivora glycinivorella isolate SPB_JAAS2020 chromosome 4, LegGlyc_1.1, whole genome shotgun sequence genomic segment:
- the LOC125225695 gene encoding protein rolling stone-like, whose protein sequence is MSAIKNYFKEEAKVQMLVLGHPKSSDFYLSVWQTTRSPVPLLIWRSFLFLVSLGVVLASLILYILASKAGYWFIYLTHWGLTINTFATGFAVAVSARCYLYGPISGEFLLPWYVKTYWVFYNSAIPLAFLITIFYWTVLYGLHEEEELNHALDVSVHGVNSLVMFGLLISASQPSRMWHIYQPLQFAILYVIFSAIYYAAGGVDVSGNRWIYSVIDWSSPGLTIGIVAMTGLLLAVLHFVVMGLAVARDALASKLFHDSVTVHGAEGVPLRRRPSQTRTSNA, encoded by the exons ATGAGTGCAattaaaaactattttaaagaagaagcgAAAGTGCAGATGTTAGTGCTAGGGCATCCCAAGTCGTCGGACTTTTACCTCAGTGTTTGGCAAACTACTCGGTCGCCGGTCCCACTTCTCATTTGGCGGTCGTTTCTATTTCTAGTTTCACTAGGAGTAGTACTCGCGTCTTTGATTTTGTACATATTGGCGTCTAAAGCAGGATATTGGTTTATTTACCTTACACATTGGGGTCTTACGATAAACACATTTGCCACTGGATTTGCTGTTGCTGTGTCTGCGCGCTGCTATCTCTATGGACcaataa GCGGCGAGTTCCTATTACCATGGTACGTGAAGACCTACTGGGTGTTTTACAACTCGGCCATTCCCCTTGCATTCCTCATCACCATATTTTACTGGACTGTACTGTATGGat TGCACGAAGAAGAAGAGTTGAACCATGCGCTCGACGTGTCAGTTCACGGCGTGAACTCGCTAGTGATGTTCGGGCTCCTCATCAGTGCATCCCAACCTTCGCGAATGTGGCACATCTACCAGCCACTCCAGTTCGCCATTCTCTATGTTATCTTCAGCGCGATTTATTATGCTGCTGGTGGGGTTGATGT GAGCGGCAACAGATGGATATACTCCGTTATAGACTGGTCATCGCCAGGCTTGACTATAGGCATCGTAGCGATGACAGGCCTCCTCCTAGCGGTGTTACACTTCGTGGTGATGGGGTTGGCCGTGGCACGGGACGCGCTGGCTTCCAAGTTGTTCCATGATTCGGTCACAGTGCATGGGGCGGAGGGAGTTCCATTAAGGAGAAGACCGAGTCAAACACGGACCTCTAATGCATAG
- the LOC125225822 gene encoding protein rolling stone-like codes for MGVKKYFKKEFQWSNFGLEYDIAPDFYLGCWQRNRSCVPLLCLRAILCAGNVAIVVASWALLANVLSSHGFWWIYLTHWGIVANALTATFAFAISLKVYFSGPIESTFGLPWYIKLYWFLFNASVPVAFMITLFYWTFISGAFDIPGLNVTLDVFVHGINSVMMVLLLISARHPTRLLHFHHTVGFGIFYLIFNIIYYYAGGLDPNGNVWVYPMLDWSNPGPTVLVVVGVAIGLIILHCVVVLIALCRNHFSRRFRKDRSFSVSG; via the exons ATGGgcgtgaaaaaatattttaaaaaggaATTCCAATGGTCGAATTTTGGTTTAGAATACGATATCGCCCCTGATTTTTATTTAGGATGCTGGCAGAGGAACAGATCTTGTGTGCCGTTGTTGTGTTTGCGTGCGATTCTGTGTGCCGGGAATGTTGCTATTGTGGTAGCGTCCTGGGCTTTGCTGGCTAATGTGCTGAGCAGCCATGGGTTCTGGTGGATCTATCTGACGCATTGGGGAATTGTGGCTAATGCCTTGACTGCGACATTTGCGTTTGCGATATCTCTTAAAGTTTACTTCAGTGGGCCTATAG AGAGTACATTTGGGCTGCCGTGGTATATAAAACTATACTGGTTTCTGTTCAATGCGTCAGTGCCGGTGGCTTTTATGATAACCCTATTTTATTGGACTTTCATCAGTGGAGCAT ttgACATTCCGGGATTGAATGTAACGCTGGATGTGTTCGTCCACGGCATCAACTCTGTGATGATGGTTTTGCTATTGATCTCCGCAAGGCACCCGACTCGCCTGCTGCATTTCCACCATACTGTGGGGTTCGGCATATTCTACCTCATTTTCAACATAATCTACTACTATGCTGGAGGACTGGATCC GAACGGAAACGTGTGGGTATACCCCATGCTGGACTGGTCGAACCCCGGCCCCACGGTACTGGTGGTCGTTGGAGTGGCCATCGGACTCATCATTCTGCACTGCGTAGTCGTCCTCATCGCCCTGTGTAGGAACCACTTCAGTCGGCGGTTTAGGAAGGACAGATCGTTCTCGGTTTCTGGATGA